Part of the Janibacter alkaliphilus genome is shown below.
GAGCGCGGCCACGTCCTGGCCGCCGCGCTGCTCGGCCTGGCGCGGGAGGTCGGCGCGGGCACGATCGTCGACCTGGGCGCCGGGCGCGGCGAGCTGCTGACGGCGCTGGCGAGCGCCGCCCCCGACCTGCGGCTCACCGGCGTCGACGTGGTCGAGCGTCCGGGCTCCCTGCCGGAGCGGGTCGTCTGGCACCGCTCCCCCGGCGGCGCCGAGCTGCCCGACCTGCCGGGTGCCGCGACCGACGACGCCCTCGTCGTCGCCCACGAGTGGCTGGACGTCGTGCCGTGCCCGGTCGCCGAGGTCGACGTCGAGGGCGCGCTGCGCGAGGTGCATATCGACGACGACGGCCGCGAGACGCTCGGCGAGCCGCTGACCGGCGGCGACCGGGAGTGGGCCGGGCGCTGGTGGCCGACGACGACCCCCGGCGCACGCGTCGAGGTGGGCCGGGCCCGCGACGACGCCTGGGCCGAGATGCTCGACACCTGGCGCCCGGCGGCCGCGGTGGCGATCGACTACGGGCACACCCGCGCGACCCGGCCGGAGGGCGGCAGCCTCGTCGGCTACCGGGCCGGTCGTCAGGTGCCGCCGGTGTCCGACGGACGCGCCGACCTCACCGCGCACGTGGCCGTCGACTCCCTTCCCCAGCATCGGCGCCTGGACCAGGCGGAGGCGGTGCGGCGGTGGGTGCCGCAGGCCGCTCCCCCGGACCCGGGGCTGGCCCGCACCGACCCGGCGGTCTACCTGCGGGCGGTGTCGGCGCGCAGCGCCCGCACCGCGCTGGTGCAGGGTCCGGCGGGCGGCTTCAGCTGGGTGATCTGGTGCCCGACGTGGTCGCCGTCCCCTCCGGTGGGGTGAGCACCGGCAGCAGCGCCTCGGCGATGAGGTCCATGCCGGCCGGGGCGGGGTGGAGCGCGTCCCGGTAGATGCCCTCGGCCGCGTCGTCGACGGTCGGCAGCGCCTCGCTGAGGTCGACGTAGGCCACCCCGCGGTCCACCGAGGCCGCCTCGGCCATCGCCGCCAGGTAGTCCTGCCACGGGTGCACGAACGCCCCCTCCGGCGGGTGGAAGAGCCCGACGAGCAGCACCGGGGCGTCGATCCCCCGCTGCCGGACCTGTCGCACGAGGGTGTCGACATCGTCGGCGAAGGTCGCCGGGTCGGTCCCGGCCCCGGCGTCGTTGAAGCCCAGCGGCACGAGCACGAGCTCCGGGTCGGCGCCCAGGCTGTCGTCGAGGTAGGAGGGGCTGCGCACCACCTCGTGCAGGCGCACCCCGGAGCGGGCGGCGTCGAGGACGTGCACGCACCGCTCCCGGTCGTCGCGGTAGGGACGCAGGTCGGTGACCGTCACCGGCCCGCCCCCCGCGGCCGAGACGTTGCGGACCTGCACCCGGTGCTCCCCGGCGCCCAGGTCCGCGGACGACCAGACCTCGCGCCGGCCTTGCTCGGTGGACGCTGCGGTCGTCGTTGCCAGCCCGCCGGCACGCGTCGCCGGCGAGCCGTCGACCCGCACCTGCAGCCGACCCCCGCCGGGCACGGTGCGGTAGCCGACGTCGACCTGACGCGCGTCCACGGTCCAGGTCAGGGTGGCCCCCGGCCGCAGGGTCAGGGCCCGTCCTCCCGGGCCCAGCCCCGGCGCCTCCGCGACGTCGCCGGTCGTGGCCGGGTCGGGCAGGCTGGTGGCGCGGTAGTCCGGCGGGACGCTCGAGCTCGTGCCGTGCCAGCCGGCCGCGCCGGTGGGGCAGCCCGGCGCCACGCGCTCCCGCAGACCGTGCTGCAGCTGGTCCAGCCAGCGCCGCTCCAGCCGCCCGGTCAGCCCGGAGCCCTCGCTCACCGAGTCCCCGAGCACGACCATCTCGGCCGGCTGCTCCGCCGAGGCACCGGCCGCCGAGAACCACGGGCGCAGCGCCTCCTGCGCGACGACGTCGACCTGGCCCGCGGACACCCCGCCGTCGCCGCCGTCGCCGTCGTCCCCGCCGTCGCCGCTCGTGCCGCACCCGGCCAGGCCCACCGCCAGCGCGGCGGCGGCCGGGAGCAGCCGACGGCTCATGACGGGTCGAGCACCAGCTCGGCGAAGCCGCGCAGCACGAAGGTCGGGCGCCGGGTCGCCGAGGCCACGCGCAGCCGCGGGTGCCGGGTGAGCAGCGCCCGCGCGGCCTGCTGCATCTCCAGCCGGGCCAGCGGGGCGCCGAGGCAGAAGTGGATGCCGAGGCCGAAGGCGAGGTGCGGGTTCGGGTCGCGCGCCGGGTCGAAGGTGGCCGGCTCGGCGAAGACCTCCGGGTCCCGGTTGGCGGCGCCGAGCAGGGTGATGACCTTCTCCCCCTCGCGCACCTCCGTGCCGGCCACGGTGAGGTCCTGGGTGGCGGTGCGCTCGAAGAGGTGCAGCGGGCTGTCGTGGCGCAGCATCTCCTCGACGAAGAGGGCCCGGGCGGTCGGGTCGGTGACGTCGACCTCCGGGCTGCCGGCGGCCAGCCAGGAGTGGATGCCGTTGCCCAGGCCGTTGACGCTGGCCTCGTGGCCGGCGTTGAGCAGCAGCACCACGGTGGCGACGAGCTCGTGCCGGCTGAGCCGGTCACCGGCGTCGCGGGCGGCGACGAGGTCGGAGAGCAGGTCGTCGCCGGGGTGGCGGGCACGGTGGTCGGCCAGCGTGTCGGTGTACTCGGCGAACTCCCGGCTGGCCTGCTGCGCGGCCGCCCGCTCGGCCTCGCTCGGGTCGACCTCGTACATCTTGACGATGGCCTGGCTCCACGGCCGGAGCAGGTGCCGGTCGGCCTCCGGCCAGTCGAGCAGCTCGGCGATGACGGTCACCGGCAGCGGTTCGGCGACGGTCTCGATGAGGTCGAAGGGGGCCGACCCGGCCGCCTCGACGAGCTCGTCGGCGATCCGGGCGATCCGCGGCTCCAGCCGGGCGACGTGCCCACGGTTGAAGGCGCCGGCCACGAGGCGACGCAGCCGGGTGTGCTTCGGCGGCTCGCTGTCGAGGATGGAGTCGGCGTGCAGCCAGTTGAAGGTGGCCCAGTCGGCCTCCGGCTCGCGCGGGGTGAAGATCCGACCGAGCCGACGGTCACGCAGCACCGCGGAGACCTCGGCGTGGCCGGCCGCGACGTAGCCGCCGAGCCCGGGCTGCCAGGTCAGCGGCCCCTGGGCGCGCAGCGCGTCCAGGTGCGGGTAGGGGTCGGCGACGACCCCGGGGTCGGTGAGGTCCAGCGGCGCGGCAGGGGCGGTCATGTCCCGATCGTGCCAGGCGCCGCGGGACGGCCGGTCCGCGGCACGGGCACGGCATGCACGGGCACGGCATACTCGCGGCATGGCCGAGCAGCGCACCCTCGACGTCGGGATCGGCGACGGCGCCCTGGCCAGCGCCGAGATGGTGCTCAACGTCGGCCCGCAGCACCCGGCGACGCACGGGGTGCTGCGGCTGCAGCTGGTGCTCGACGGCGAGCGGATCGTCTCGGCCGAGCCGGTCATCGGTTACATGCACCGCGGCGCGGAGAAGCTCTTCGAGGTCCGCGACTACCGGCAGATCACCGTGCTGGCGAACCGGCACGACTGGCTCTCCGCCTTCGGCAACGAGCTCGGCGTCGTCCTCGGGGTGGAGGCCATGCTCGGCATGGAGGTGCCCGAGCGCGCGGTCTGGGCGCGCACCCTGCTGGCCGAGCTGAACAGGGTGCTCAACCACCTCATGTTCCTCGGCTCCTACCCGCTGGAGCTCGGCGCGATCACCCCGATCTTCTACGCCTTCACCGAGCGCGAGGAGATCCAGGCCGTCATGGAGGAGGTCTCCGGCGGGCGGATGCACTACATGTTCAACCGGGTCGGCGGCCTCAAGGAGGACCTGCCGGCCGGCTGGCTGGGCCGGGTCGAGGCGGCGGTCGCCACGGTGCGCGAGCGGCTGCCCCGGCTGGAGTCGATGCTCGTCGGCAACGAGATCCTCCAGGGGCGGACGAAGGGGGTCGGCGTGCTCGACCCGGCGACCGTCCTCGACTTCGGGGTCAGCGGACCGATCGCCCGGGCCAGCGGGGTGGACATGGACCTGCGCCGGGACGCGCCCTACCTCGCCTACGGCGAGCTCTTCGCCGAGGGCGGGCCGGGACGGGTGGTCACCCGCACCGCCGGCGACTGCCTGGCCCGGCTCGAGGTGCTGCTGGAGCAGACCCACGTCAGCCTCGACCTGGCCGAGGCGTGCGTGGCGCGGCTGCGCGAGCTGCCGGCCGGGCCGGTGAACCAGCGGCTGCCGAAGGTGCTCAAGGTGCCCGAGGGCGACCGCTACACCGCCACCGAGAACCCGCTCGGCCTCAACGGCTACCACCTCGTCTCACGGGGTGAGAAGACGCCGTGGCGGCTGAAGCTGCGCTCGGCCTCCTTCAGCAACGTCCAGGTGCTGACCGAGATGCTGCCCGGGACACTGGTGGCCGACATGGTGGCCATCCTGGGCTCGATGTTCTTCGTCGTCGGCGACGTCGACAAGTAGCGCCGCAGGTCAACCCGCTCGGCGCGGAGCCTTGTGGTCTTGTTGCCTCGCGGGTAAGTTCCGCCGTGTCCGACACGAGGGCCGGGGCCGTGATGCGCCGTGCGCCCGCTTCACACGCAGGATCATTACGCAAGGGGAGAACACTCTATGGCCAAGCGACACACCACCCGCATCTCCGCGGGCGCTGCCGCCGTCCTGGGCCTCGGTGCCGCCGGCATCGGCTTCGCCACGCCCGCCCAGGCCGTCTCGGCCGACATCGCCTACTCGTGCGAGGTCTCCGACCTCGGCATCCAGTTCGAGGACCCGTGGAACGTCAACCTCGACGTCGACGTCCCCGAGCAGGTCGAGCCCGGCGAGGAGATCCCGGCCCCGGCGATCGTCGCCACCGTGACCCCGGGCGCCGACGCCCAGGAGCGGCTGCGCCAGCTCGAGGTCCAGACGGTCGAGGGCCCGAGCACCGCCGCCTACACCGTCGACGGCGAGGAGCGCTCGGTCGAGCTGGAGACCCCGCTCACCGAGGTGCCGGAGAGCGGCGACCTCGTCGTCGAGGCCACCGGCACCGGTGACGCGGAGACCGCGCCCGCCGAGGACGGCACCATCGAGATCGCCGCCGGGGACTTCACCTCGACGCTGACCACCGACACCGGCTTCGTCCTCAACGTCGCCTGCACGGCCCCCGACGAGAACGCGGTCGGCACCATCCAGGTCGGCGAGGCCACCGAGCCCGAGCCGTCCGACGACGACTCCGAGAGCCCGTCCGACGACGACTCCGAGAGCCCGTCCGACGACGACTCCGACAGCCCGTCCGACAACTCCAGCAGCCCCTCTGACGACACCTCGGAGGAGCCGGCCCCAGAGGTCAACGACTGGTTCACCGAGCCGTCGACCCTGCCGATCACCGACAGCCAGGACGCCTTCACCGTCGAGGGCACCGCCTCCGAGGACGGCACCCTGACCGTGCAGCTCCTCGACGCGGACAAGAACGTCCTGGAGACCTACACCTGGGACGTCGAGGAGGGGAGCAACTCGCGTGACTTCGACTTCGTCGAGGGCACCGACTACGTCCGGATCATCAGCGCCGACTGCGTCGACGCCAACGGCGCGACCGAGGAGGACGTGAACAGCGGCTGCAACGTCGAGTACTACGCCCCCTGGGCCGAGATCAGCGACGGCAGCAGCTCCAGCGTGACCAGCGTGGCCGGTGACGGCAGCGACGACGGTGCCGCGGCCCCGCAGACCCCGGGCGTCGTCCAGACCGACGCGCTGCAGCGGGTCGAGCCGGCCGAGGGCAGCAACGCGGCCGCCTTCGCCCTGGGCGGTCTGCTCATGGCCGGCGCCGCCGCCGGCTCGGTGGTCGTCGTCCGCCGCCGCAACGCCGCTCAGCACTGAGCCTGACTCAGCACTGAGCTGCACCGGTCGACCTGATCGGGCCGTCGGCCCGGGAGCCCCTCTCCCGGCCCGGCGGCCCGATCGCCGTCCGGGGCCGACACCCAGAGAACCCTCAGGGTGAGCACGTAGCCTCACCCGCCGACACCCGCATCGCGAACGCGCCCGCAAGGAGCACCCGTGGCCGAGCAGCCCGAGAGCACCCCCTCCACCCGCCAGGAGCGCGGTGAGCGGCGCCGCGGCTACCGTCGGCGCACCGCCGTCATCGCCGCCGTCGTCGCCGCCCTCGTGGCCGTGGCCACCGGCGGTGTGTGGTGGGCGGTCTCCGACGACGGGCAGGGCACCGCGGTCGACCCCGGCACCTACGTCGACCCCAGCGACATCGAGCGCAGCACCTCCCCCTCGGCCACCTCGTCGAGCTCGTCCAGGAGCTCGAGCAGCTCGGCCAGCTCGTCCTCCCCCTCCAGCAGCAGCGCCACCAGCAGCTCGGGCAGCGCCGCGCCCGCGGGCTCGGCCCCGGACGGCCAGCCGACCCGCGTCCAGGTCACCTCGGGCGGCCTGGACGTCATCGACGCCAGCCTGCAGGCCACCTACCTCGACGCCCAGAACGTGCTGGCGCCGCCCTTCGGCGTGGCCGGCTGGTACGCCGAGGAGGGCTGGCCCAAGCCGGGCCACCAGGGCTCCAGCATCCTCGTCGGGCACATCAACCAGGGCGGCGAGCCGGACGTCTTCTGGAACCTGCCCCAGGTGAAGGTCGGCGACGTCGTCACCGTCACCTACGGCTCCGGCTCGACGGTGAAGTTCAAGATCACCCGCTCCGAGGCGGCCTCGAAGGCGGCCGTGCCCCAGGACGACTCGATCTGGGACCACGACGCCGCCCAGCCGCAGCTGCGGCTGATCACCTGCGACCCGACGACCCCGCTCGAGGGCGGGCACTACGAGGGCAACTGGGTGGTCTGGGCCGACGAGATGGTCGCCTGACCCGGTCGGTCCCCGGGCCGCCAGCACTCAGGCCGACGGGCGCGACCGTCGCTGCTCGCCGTCCTCGCCCTCGTCGTCGTCCTCGACGATCCGGCACCAGGACTGCACGATCAGCCCGGCGCCCGCGACGAGCAGCCCACCAAGCCCGGCGAGGGCGTCCCACAGGGCGATCGTGCCGCGGCCCCCGAAGTCGAGGTCGGGCAGCAGCACCAGCGCCTGGCCGAGGTAGCCGCCGCCGACCACCGCGCCGGTGAGCGCGCTCGCCTGGGCCAGCGCGAGGATCCGTGCGGCCAGCAGCGGCTCGACCCGGGCCTGACCGCGCTGGTGACGGCGCATCCGCCAGCCCATGACGAGCACGACGACCGCCATGGCCAGCAGCAGACCGGCCGCCAGCCAGGTGACCCGCAGCGGCTGGTTGCCGGCGTCCAGCCACCAGCGGCCGACGACCCAGGAGAGGCCGGTGGCGATGACCGCGAGCAGCAGCAACGAGCCGGCGCGCAGCCCGGACCTCAGCACGAGGGGTCCCCGGCGTCCGCCCAGCGGGCGACCAGCGGCATCGGCCGCACCCCGCTGGTGTCCATGCCCTCGACCAGCGCGTCGACCCGGACCACCTGCTCGCCGACCCGGAGCACGGCGTCGGGGTCGGCCGACAGCCACGGCACGAGGACGAAGGCGCGCTCGTGGGCGCGCGGGTGCGGCAGGGTGAGCACGTCGTCGGCGCTGCGGGTGTCCGTGTCGTCCCGCGGGTCGCCGTGCTGGATCAGGTCGAGGTCGAGGGTGCGCGGCCCCCACCGGACCTCGCGGGTCCGGCCGAAGAGCGCCTCGATCTCGTGCAGCCGGGCCAGCAGCGCGCCGGGCTGCAGGGCCGTGCCGAGCAGCACCACGGTGTTGACGTAGGGCGGCTGCTCCGGGCCGCCGACCGGGTCGCTGAGCACGAGGTCACCGACGGCGAGCACGTCGCCGAGGGCGTCCAGGTGGTCGAGCGCCGCGAGCACTCCCTGCTGCGGGCTCGCCGGCTCGTCCCCGTCGTCCACGGTCCCCGGTGCCTGGTGGGGCAGGTTCGCCCCGAGCGCGACGACCGCGACCCGCATCGGCCGGGACCGGCGCAGGGTCACCGCGACGTCGACGAAGGGGACCCCAACCGGGGCCTGCGGCTTGTGCACGGTCACCTCGACGCGCTGCACGGCCTCGTGGGCCAGCGCGTCGTCGGCGATCTGCCCGGCGAGGGTCTCGATGAGGTCCAGCGCGGGCCCCTCGACGCGGCGCACGACGTCGGCGGCGACGTCGGCGTAGCTGACCGTGCGGGTGAGGTCGTCGGTGGCCGCCGCGTCGGCGAGGTCGAGGTGCAGCACGACGTCGACGACGAACTCCTGCCCGTCGCGCTTCTCGTGGTCCAGCACCCCGTGGTGCCCACGGGCGCGGACCCCGGTGAGGGTGATGGTGTCACCGGTGGTGGTGTCTCCGGTGGTGATGTCACTGAGCAGCTCACCGCTGGTGACGCCGACGCTGCCGGCGCCGCCGGTCATCGCGCACCCGCCAGGGCGGCGGCGACGTCCAGGGCGTCGCGGGAGGCCTGCACGTCGTGCACCCGGACCCCCCAGACGCCGGCGTGGGCCACCGCCGCGGTGGTCACCGCGGTCGCCACGTCCCGCTCGTCCAGCGGTCGCTCGGTGCCCTCGGATCGCCCGACCGCGCCGAGGAAGGTCTTGCGCGAGGTGCCGACGAGCACCGGCAGGCCGAGGTCGACGACCCGGGCCATCCCGGCGAGCAGCTGCCAGTTGTGCTCGGCGGTCTTGGCGAAGCCGATGCCCGGGTCGAGCACCAGCCGCTCGCGCCGCATCCCGGCCGCCAGCAGCGCCTCGACCCGGTCGGTCAGCTCTCGGCAGACGTCGGCGACGACGTCGTCGTAGCGGGCCCGGGACTGCATGTCGTGGCTGTGCCCGCGCCAGTGCATGACGACGAAGGGGACGTCCGCCGCGGCCACGACGGCCGGCATCTGCGGGTCGGCCAGCCCGCCGCTGACGTCGTTGACGATCGCCGCCCCGGCGGCCACCGCCTGCTCGGCGACGGCGGCCCGCATCGTGTCCACCGAGACGGTGACCCCCTTCGCCACCAGGGCGGTGACGACCGGGATCACCCGGCGCAGCTCCTCGGCCTCGTCCCGGCGCTGCGCGCCGGGGCGGGTGGACTCCCCGCCGACGTCGACGACCTGGGCGCCGTCGGCGACCAGCTCGAGCCCGTGACGCACGGCGGCGTCGGTCTCGACCCAACGACCGCCGTCGGAGAAGGAGTCCGGGGTGACGTTGAGGACGCCCATGAGCAGCGGCTCGCCCCGGGCGGCGGTGGTGGGCGTCGTCACCGGGCGCCACCGGTGAGCAGCGCCATCGCCTCCGCCCTCGTCGTGGGGTCGCGCAGCGCCCCGCGCACCGCCGAGGTGATCGTCGTGGCGCCGGGCTTGCGCACCCCGCGCATCGACATGCACAGGTGCTCGGCCTCGACGACGACGATGACGCCCTGCACGTCGAGGTGGTCGACGAGGGCGTCGGCGACCTGCGAGGTCAGCCGCTCCTGCACCTGCGGTCGCTTGGCGTAGACGTCGACGAGGCGGGCCAGCTTGCTCAGGCCGGTGACCTTGCCGGTGGGCCCGGGCAGGTAGCCGATGTGGGCGCGCCCGTGGAAGGGCACCAGGTGGTGCTCGCAGGTGGAGTAGATGTCGATGTCGCGGACGATGACCAGCTCGTCGTGCTCCAGGTCGAAGGTGGTCGCCAGCAGCTCGCCGGCGTCCTCGTGCAGCCCGGAGAAGACCTCGGCGTAGGCCCGGGCCACCCGGCCGGGGGTCTCGACGAGGCCGTCCCGGTCGGGGTCCTCGCCGACCGCCAGCAGGATCTCGCGGACGGCCGCCTCGATCCGGGGCAGGTCGACCGGGCTGGAGGCACCCGCCGGTGCCACGCCGTTCACCGGCAGCTCGCTGCTCACCGGTGCCTCAGCGGGGGTCGTCGGGGTCGACGCGACCGTCCTCGGGGAGCTCGCGCACCTCGGTGGGCGGGCGCTCCTCGAGCCGCGGGTCGGCGCCCTCCTGGGCGGCCTCGTCGATCGCCGCGACGGTGCCCGGGTCGCCCTGCTGGGCGCCGACACCGGCCGGCGGAGCACCGGTGGGGCTGCTGCCGTTGCGGGCGTGCTGCAGCTCCTGGTCGCGGCGCCGCATCGCCTCCTGCTCGGCCGGGGTGAGCACCGGCGGCTTGTCGGAGAGGTAGCGCGACTCGCTGGAGAGCCAGGTCGGGCGCGGCGGGCGCTTGCGCACGTCCTCGAAGACCGCGGCGATCTCCTTCGGGCCGAGGGTCTCGTGCTCCAGCAGCTCCAGGACGAGCCGGTCGAGGACGTCCCGGTTGTCGTTGAGGGCGTGCCAGGCCTCGTCGTGGGCGGCCTCGATGAAGCGGCGCACCTCCTCGTCGACGATCCCGGCGATCTCCTCGCTGTAGTCGCGCTGGTGGCCCATGTCGCGGCCGAGGAAGACCTCGCCCTGGCTCTGGCCGAGCTTGACCGCACCGACCCGCTCGCTCATGCCGAACTCGGTGACCATCTTGCGGGCCATCGCGGTGGCCTTCTCGATGTCGTTGGCCGCGCCGGTGGTGGGGTCGTGGAAGATGATCTCCTCCGCGACCCGGCCGCCGAGGGCGTAGGCCAGCTGGTCGAGGATCTCGTTGCGGGTGGTGGAGTACTTGTCGTCGGTCGGCAGCACCATCGTGTAGCCGAGCGCGCGGCCCCGGGGCAGGATCGTCACCTTCGCCACCGGGTCGGTGTGGTTCATCGCGGCAGCGACCAGCGCGTGCCCGCCCTCGTGGTAGGCGGTGATCTTGCGCTCCTGGGCGCTCATGATCCGGGTGCGCTTCTGCGGCCCGGCCATCACCCGGTCGATCGCCTCGTCGAGGGTCTTGTCGTCGATGAACTGGGCGTCGCTGCGGGCGGTCAGCAGCGCGGCCTCGTTGAGCACGTTGGCCAGGTCCGCGCCGGTCATGCCGGGGGTGCGACGGGCCACCGCGAGCAGGTCCACGCCGGGCGCCATCGGCTTGCCGGAGGCGTGCACCTCGAGGATCCGGTGGCGGCCGATCATGTCCGGGGCCTCGACCGCGATCTGCCGGTCGAAGCGGCCCGGGCGCAGCAGCGCCGGGTCGAGGATGTCCGGGCGGTTGGTGGCGGCGATGAGGATGACGTTGGTCTTGACGTCGAAGCCGTCCATCTCCACGAGCAGCTGGTTCAGCGTCTGCTCGCGCTCGTCGTGCCCGCCGCCGAGGCCGGCGCCGCGGTGGCGGCCGACGGCGTCGATCTCGTCGACGAAGACGATCGCCGGGGAGTTCGCCTTGGCCTGCTCGAAGAGGTCACGCACCCGGGAGGCACCGACACCGACGAACATCTCGACGAAGTCGGAGCCGGAGATGGAGTAGAAGGGCACCCCGGCCTCGCCGGCCACGGCACGGGCCAGCAGGGTCTTGCCGGTGCCGGGCGGACCGTAGAGCAGCACGCCCTTCGGGATCTTGGCGCCGACCGCCATGAACTTGCTCGGCTCCTGCAGGAACTCCTTGATCTCGTGGAGCTCCTCGACCGCCTCCTGGGCCCCGGCCACGTCGTCGAAGGTGACCTTCGGGGAGTCCTTGGGGGCGAGCTTGGCCTTGGACTTGCCGAACTGCATGACCTTGTTGCCGCCCTGCGCCTGGCTCATGATGAACCAGAAGAGGCCGACGAGCAGCAGCAGCGGCAGCAGCGAGAAGAGCACCGAGCCCCAGATGCTCGGGTGCTCGATGGTGTCGTTCTGGACGCCGGGGACGTTCTCCTCGACCAGCGCGAGCATCTCGTCGGAGCGGGCGTCGATGAACTCGGTCTCGACCTTCGTCGCGTCCTCCACGGCCTCGCCGTCGGAGTAGGTCTGTCCCTCCTTGAGGTCCATCTGCAGCACGTTGTCGCTGGTCATGTGCACGTCCTGGACCTGCTCGTCGCGCAGCAGAGTCTGGGCGGCGGAGGTGTCGATGCGCTCGTAGCCGCCGTTGCCCTGGAGGGAGAACATCAGGACGAAGGCGCTGATCAGCAGCAGCGCCCAGAAGGCGGGCGAACGGAAGATCTTCTTGGCGTTCATGTATCTGGGGTCCGGCCCCGGCTTCCTGCTCGACGACGTGCGGCGGTCGGCGGCCGCGACGGGTGATCAGGACGAAACTACCTGACACCTACCGGAGGGTCGCCTTCAGCATGCCAACGCCCTCCCCCGGTGCCGTGTTCCCGCGCGGGCGCCCGGGCCGGACCACCCGCACGTCGGGGACCGTCCACCGTCGCCGCGAGCGAGCGCATCCCGTCGCCTCAGGTCGGGGCGAGGCACCTGGTTGCGCTCACTCAGCCCGCGCACGGACCGCCCTGTGGCCGACCGGGACGACCCTGGACCGCGCTGATCTAGACGACGGTGACCTCGGCCTCGATCCGGATGTCCGAGGTGAGCGAGCGGGCGATGAAGCACTCCCGGTGAGCGACCTCCAGCAGGTGCCGCACCCGCCGGTCGACCTCGTCCGCGGAGCGCTCGCCGGCCCGGACGGTGACCACCGGGCGCAGCACGATCGTGGTGACCCGCAGCGGCGGGTCGTCCTCGGGCATCTCGGCCACGGCGTCGTCGGTGTAGCCGAGGACGTCCAGCCGGGCCCGGGCGGCGACGGCGAGGAAGGAGAGCAGCTGGCAGGAGCTGGCCGCGGCCAGCAGCAGCTCCTCGGGGTTGGTCAGCGCCGGATCACCGCGGAAGGCGGGGTCGGCGCTGGCCTCGACGTCGAGGCCGTGCTCCCCGGTGCGGGAGACCCGGTGGGTCCGCCCGTAGCCCTCGTAGCCGACGCCGGTGCTGCCGGACCAGTCCAGCCGGGTCGC
Proteins encoded:
- a CDS encoding NADH-quinone oxidoreductase subunit D encodes the protein MAEQRTLDVGIGDGALASAEMVLNVGPQHPATHGVLRLQLVLDGERIVSAEPVIGYMHRGAEKLFEVRDYRQITVLANRHDWLSAFGNELGVVLGVEAMLGMEVPERAVWARTLLAELNRVLNHLMFLGSYPLELGAITPIFYAFTEREEIQAVMEEVSGGRMHYMFNRVGGLKEDLPAGWLGRVEAAVATVRERLPRLESMLVGNEILQGRTKGVGVLDPATVLDFGVSGPIARASGVDMDLRRDAPYLAYGELFAEGGPGRVVTRTAGDCLARLEVLLEQTHVSLDLAEACVARLRELPAGPVNQRLPKVLKVPEGDRYTATENPLGLNGYHLVSRGEKTPWRLKLRSASFSNVQVLTEMLPGTLVADMVAILGSMFFVVGDVDK
- a CDS encoding sortase domain-containing protein, whose translation is MAEQPESTPSTRQERGERRRGYRRRTAVIAAVVAALVAVATGGVWWAVSDDGQGTAVDPGTYVDPSDIERSTSPSATSSSSSRSSSSSASSSSPSSSSATSSSGSAAPAGSAPDGQPTRVQVTSGGLDVIDASLQATYLDAQNVLAPPFGVAGWYAEEGWPKPGHQGSSILVGHINQGGEPDVFWNLPQVKVGDVVTVTYGSGSTVKFKITRSEAASKAAVPQDDSIWDHDAAQPQLRLITCDPTTPLEGGHYEGNWVVWADEMVA
- a CDS encoding SAM-dependent methyltransferase, with product MRSWQQAWHDSLYGPDGFYRAAGGPAAHFTTSTHGERGHVLAAALLGLAREVGAGTIVDLGAGRGELLTALASAAPDLRLTGVDVVERPGSLPERVVWHRSPGGAELPDLPGAATDDALVVAHEWLDVVPCPVAEVDVEGALREVHIDDDGRETLGEPLTGGDREWAGRWWPTTTPGARVEVGRARDDAWAEMLDTWRPAAAVAIDYGHTRATRPEGGSLVGYRAGRQVPPVSDGRADLTAHVAVDSLPQHRRLDQAEAVRRWVPQAAPPDPGLARTDPAVYLRAVSARSARTALVQGPAGGFSWVIWCPTWSPSPPVG
- a CDS encoding DUF3180 family protein; its protein translation is MLRSGLRAGSLLLLAVIATGLSWVVGRWWLDAGNQPLRVTWLAAGLLLAMAVVVLVMGWRMRRHQRGQARVEPLLAARILALAQASALTGAVVGGGYLGQALVLLPDLDFGGRGTIALWDALAGLGGLLVAGAGLIVQSWCRIVEDDDEGEDGEQRRSRPSA
- a CDS encoding cytochrome P450, which encodes MTAPAAPLDLTDPGVVADPYPHLDALRAQGPLTWQPGLGGYVAAGHAEVSAVLRDRRLGRIFTPREPEADWATFNWLHADSILDSEPPKHTRLRRLVAGAFNRGHVARLEPRIARIADELVEAAGSAPFDLIETVAEPLPVTVIAELLDWPEADRHLLRPWSQAIVKMYEVDPSEAERAAAQQASREFAEYTDTLADHRARHPGDDLLSDLVAARDAGDRLSRHELVATVVLLLNAGHEASVNGLGNGIHSWLAAGSPEVDVTDPTARALFVEEMLRHDSPLHLFERTATQDLTVAGTEVREGEKVITLLGAANRDPEVFAEPATFDPARDPNPHLAFGLGIHFCLGAPLARLEMQQAARALLTRHPRLRVASATRRPTFVLRGFAELVLDPS
- the folB gene encoding dihydroneopterin aldolase, whose translation is MTGGAGSVGVTSGELLSDITTGDTTTGDTITLTGVRARGHHGVLDHEKRDGQEFVVDVVLHLDLADAAATDDLTRTVSYADVAADVVRRVEGPALDLIETLAGQIADDALAHEAVQRVEVTVHKPQAPVGVPFVDVAVTLRRSRPMRVAVVALGANLPHQAPGTVDDGDEPASPQQGVLAALDHLDALGDVLAVGDLVLSDPVGGPEQPPYVNTVVLLGTALQPGALLARLHEIEALFGRTREVRWGPRTLDLDLIQHGDPRDDTDTRSADDVLTLPHPRAHERAFVLVPWLSADPDAVLRVGEQVVRVDALVEGMDTSGVRPMPLVARWADAGDPSC
- a CDS encoding DUF6801 domain-containing protein codes for the protein MAKRHTTRISAGAAAVLGLGAAGIGFATPAQAVSADIAYSCEVSDLGIQFEDPWNVNLDVDVPEQVEPGEEIPAPAIVATVTPGADAQERLRQLEVQTVEGPSTAAYTVDGEERSVELETPLTEVPESGDLVVEATGTGDAETAPAEDGTIEIAAGDFTSTLTTDTGFVLNVACTAPDENAVGTIQVGEATEPEPSDDDSESPSDDDSESPSDDDSDSPSDNSSSPSDDTSEEPAPEVNDWFTEPSTLPITDSQDAFTVEGTASEDGTLTVQLLDADKNVLETYTWDVEEGSNSRDFDFVEGTDYVRIISADCVDANGATEEDVNSGCNVEYYAPWAEISDGSSSSVTSVAGDGSDDGAAAPQTPGVVQTDALQRVEPAEGSNAAAFALGGLLMAGAAAGSVVVVRRRNAAQH
- a CDS encoding SGNH/GDSL hydrolase family protein; translated protein: MSRRLLPAAAALAVGLAGCGTSGDGGDDGDGGDGGVSAGQVDVVAQEALRPWFSAAGASAEQPAEMVVLGDSVSEGSGLTGRLERRWLDQLQHGLRERVAPGCPTGAAGWHGTSSSVPPDYRATSLPDPATTGDVAEAPGLGPGGRALTLRPGATLTWTVDARQVDVGYRTVPGGGRLQVRVDGSPATRAGGLATTTAASTEQGRREVWSSADLGAGEHRVQVRNVSAAGGGPVTVTDLRPYRDDRERCVHVLDAARSGVRLHEVVRSPSYLDDSLGADPELVLVPLGFNDAGAGTDPATFADDVDTLVRQVRQRGIDAPVLLVGLFHPPEGAFVHPWQDYLAAMAEAASVDRGVAYVDLSEALPTVDDAAEGIYRDALHPAPAGMDLIAEALLPVLTPPEGTATTSGTRSPS